A stretch of the Haloplanus aerogenes genome encodes the following:
- a CDS encoding cytochrome ubiquinol oxidase subunit I — protein MVDPVIASRLQFALTTIVHIVFPVVSMGLAPFLVYFTWKDIRTGQPVYEQLRRFWTRIFAVSFVVGTVTGIVLEFEFGTNFAAFATTAGPLFGGPLAVEGMMAFMLEATFLGVFVFGRERVGDALYMVSAVAVGLGTWLSAVWILIANSWMQTPRGYEMVTQNGQQVVHLVDPVAAYLNPRFFWMFVHMQNAAVESVSLAMAGVAAYFVFRHHVWDRPVDHVSFWETTLKIALVGLLITAPLQVIHGDMYARHVYETQPQKFAAMEAVWETDSYVPEYLIAFPTSVQDVLDPRAKDIFGIGIPGGASWLASGGDPQATIRGLEEFEGPQPPVAIVFWSFRMMVALGFWFVTLAFWGGYRWFRGELFEDDLLHKALMGSAPLGVFAVELGWVVTEVGRQPWIIQGEMKTMQGVSPGLTGAEATATLAGFAVVYLGLLVLYGYVVTRIVRAGPPTGSELASVGAEADADATPSEVGADD, from the coding sequence ATGGTTGATCCAGTCATCGCCAGCCGACTCCAGTTCGCACTCACGACCATCGTCCACATCGTCTTCCCCGTCGTCAGCATGGGGCTCGCCCCGTTTCTCGTCTACTTCACGTGGAAGGACATCCGGACGGGCCAGCCGGTGTACGAGCAGTTACGCCGGTTCTGGACCCGCATCTTCGCCGTCAGTTTCGTCGTCGGGACGGTGACGGGAATCGTTCTGGAGTTCGAGTTCGGGACCAACTTCGCCGCCTTCGCGACGACTGCCGGCCCGCTCTTTGGCGGCCCACTCGCCGTCGAGGGAATGATGGCATTCATGCTCGAGGCCACCTTCCTCGGCGTCTTCGTCTTCGGCCGGGAACGCGTCGGTGACGCGCTCTACATGGTGTCTGCCGTCGCCGTCGGCCTCGGTACGTGGCTCTCCGCCGTCTGGATCCTGATCGCCAACTCGTGGATGCAGACGCCGCGGGGCTACGAGATGGTCACCCAGAACGGCCAGCAGGTCGTCCACCTCGTCGACCCCGTCGCCGCCTACCTCAACCCGCGCTTTTTCTGGATGTTCGTCCACATGCAGAACGCGGCCGTCGAATCCGTGTCGCTGGCGATGGCGGGGGTGGCCGCCTACTTCGTCTTCAGACACCACGTCTGGGACCGTCCAGTCGATCACGTTAGCTTCTGGGAGACGACGCTCAAAATCGCCCTCGTCGGTCTGCTCATCACGGCGCCGCTCCAGGTGATCCACGGCGACATGTACGCTCGCCACGTCTACGAGACCCAGCCCCAGAAGTTCGCGGCGATGGAGGCCGTCTGGGAGACGGACAGCTACGTCCCCGAGTACCTCATCGCCTTCCCGACCTCCGTGCAGGACGTCCTCGACCCGCGGGCGAAGGACATCTTCGGCATCGGCATCCCCGGCGGCGCGTCGTGGCTGGCGAGCGGCGGCGACCCACAGGCGACGATCAGGGGGCTGGAGGAGTTCGAGGGCCCACAACCCCCCGTCGCCATCGTCTTCTGGTCGTTCCGTATGATGGTCGCGCTGGGCTTCTGGTTCGTCACGCTGGCGTTCTGGGGTGGCTACCGCTGGTTCCGGGGCGAACTGTTCGAGGACGACCTGCTCCACAAGGCGTTGATGGGATCGGCACCGCTCGGCGTTTTCGCCGTCGAACTCGGCTGGGTTGTCACCGAAGTCGGCCGTCAACCGTGGATCATCCAGGGGGAGATGAAGACGATGCAGGGCGTCTCGCCCGGGCTCACGGGAGCGGAGGCGACGGCGACGCTCGCCGGGTTCGCCGTCGTCTACCTCGGCTTGCTCGTGCTGTACGGCTACGTCGTCACTCGTATCGTTCGCGCCGGGCCGCCGACGGGGAGCGAGCTAGCCAGCGTCGGCGCCGAGGCAGACGCCGACGCGACGCCCTCGGAGGTGGGCGCCGATGACTAG
- the cydB gene encoding cytochrome d ubiquinol oxidase subunit II: MTSVETLSNGPLFGLPLPDLWFGLLFFIFGTFLFLDGFDFGVGALFATRDDDAEREQLLAAIGPFWDGNEVWLVVFGGALFAAFPSVYANLFSRHYLLMFAILGALILRGLAPEMYEQRHDERWQRWWGRAFVAGSLATPFFLGMFTANWLLGSTTLVTLPGVLVGLTVVALTVVDGVAFLRLKTRGDLRADLQSDGYRALAAYLVLVVLTLAGLYALAPGLQPVMRSPLVLGLVGLTLVFAAGYALATHADRYYAAFAAVAGLVFALVGVVARLLYPAIDPATGLTVETAVVPTLSLNLMSIGAALLLPLVFVYFIVLYSAFSGPIEAGEAY; the protein is encoded by the coding sequence ATGACTAGCGTCGAAACGCTGTCGAACGGCCCGCTCTTTGGTCTGCCGCTCCCGGATCTCTGGTTCGGCCTCCTCTTTTTCATCTTCGGCACCTTCCTCTTTCTCGACGGCTTCGACTTCGGCGTCGGCGCGCTCTTCGCCACCCGCGACGACGACGCGGAACGCGAACAGTTGCTCGCTGCCATCGGCCCCTTCTGGGACGGCAACGAGGTGTGGTTGGTCGTCTTCGGCGGCGCGCTCTTCGCCGCCTTCCCGTCCGTCTACGCCAACCTCTTCAGCCGCCACTACCTGCTCATGTTCGCCATCCTCGGCGCGCTCATTCTGCGGGGCCTCGCCCCCGAGATGTACGAACAGCGCCACGACGAGCGGTGGCAGCGCTGGTGGGGGCGGGCGTTCGTCGCCGGCAGTCTCGCCACGCCCTTCTTCCTCGGCATGTTCACCGCGAACTGGCTCCTCGGATCGACGACGCTGGTGACGCTGCCGGGCGTCCTCGTCGGTCTGACCGTCGTCGCGCTGACCGTCGTCGACGGCGTGGCCTTCCTCCGCCTGAAGACCCGCGGCGACCTGCGTGCCGACCTCCAGTCGGACGGCTACCGGGCGCTCGCGGCCTATCTCGTCCTCGTCGTCCTGACGCTCGCCGGCCTCTACGCTCTGGCGCCCGGCCTCCAGCCGGTGATGCGCTCGCCGCTCGTCCTCGGCCTCGTCGGTCTGACGCTCGTTTTCGCCGCTGGCTACGCGCTGGCGACGCACGCCGACCGGTACTACGCCGCCTTCGCTGCGGTCGCCGGCCTCGTCTTCGCCCTCGTCGGCGTCGTCGCCCGTCTGCTCTACCCCGCTATCGACCCCGCGACGGGACTGACCGTCGAGACGGCCGTCGTGCCCACGCTCTCGCTCAACCTCATGTCCATCGGCGCCGCGCTCCTGCTTCCCCTCGTGTTCGTCTACTTTATCGTCCTCTACTCGGCGTTCAGCGGGCCAATCGAGGCGGGGGAGGCGTACTGA
- a CDS encoding phosphoribosyltransferase — protein sequence MSDRFADRTDAGEQLAGELLDRGVDADFVLAIPRGGLPLGRAVADALDAPLDIVVASKIGAPGNPEYAIGAVASDGSVWLDDEAIGRLGVSDAYVERERAAEIEAAREKASRYRGDRTAPDLTGKTVVVVDDGVATGSTALAALRLVREGGAERVVLAIPVGPPDTVAELETVADAVVVLQTPATFGAVGAFYDRFDQVSDEEAMAYLDDAD from the coding sequence ATGTCTGACAGATTCGCGGATCGGACCGACGCGGGCGAACAGCTCGCCGGCGAACTCCTCGACCGCGGGGTCGACGCCGACTTCGTGCTGGCGATTCCGCGCGGCGGACTCCCGCTGGGTCGGGCTGTTGCCGACGCTCTCGATGCCCCGCTCGACATCGTCGTCGCCTCCAAAATCGGGGCGCCCGGCAACCCGGAGTACGCCATCGGCGCCGTCGCCAGCGACGGGAGCGTGTGGCTCGACGACGAGGCAATCGGCCGTCTGGGCGTGAGCGACGCGTACGTCGAGCGAGAACGAGCGGCCGAAATCGAGGCGGCCCGGGAGAAGGCGTCGCGCTACCGGGGCGACCGGACGGCACCCGACCTGACCGGGAAGACGGTCGTCGTCGTCGACGACGGTGTCGCCACGGGATCGACTGCCCTCGCCGCCCTCCGTCTCGTCCGCGAGGGCGGCGCCGAGCGGGTCGTCCTCGCGATACCCGTCGGACCGCCGGATACCGTCGCGGAACTGGAAACGGTCGCGGACGCGGTGGTCGTGCTCCAGACGCCGGCGACGTTCGGCGCCGTCGGGGCGTTCTACGACCGGTTCGATCAGGTGAGCGACGAGGAGGCGATGGCGTATCTGGACGACGCGGACTGA
- a CDS encoding Hsp20/alpha crystallin family protein, which produces MSKRNPFDELDELFDRMQANMEKAARMWDPESLGSELPGASAMSIDLEDRGDELVLTGDLPGFETEDIDVRVKERTLHIAAERDETAEEESGEYVRRERRRTSVSRSIPLPSAIDTDGIAATYNNGVLTVRMPKTEPSSEGTRIDVN; this is translated from the coding sequence ATGTCCAAGCGAAACCCGTTCGACGAACTGGACGAGTTGTTCGACCGGATGCAGGCGAACATGGAGAAGGCGGCCCGGATGTGGGATCCCGAGTCGCTGGGAAGCGAGTTGCCGGGCGCCTCCGCGATGAGCATCGACCTCGAAGATCGGGGTGACGAACTCGTGTTGACGGGTGATCTCCCCGGCTTCGAAACCGAGGATATCGACGTGCGGGTGAAAGAGCGGACGCTCCACATCGCGGCCGAACGCGACGAGACGGCGGAAGAGGAGTCGGGAGAGTACGTCCGCCGCGAGCGCCGTCGGACCTCGGTGTCGCGGTCGATCCCGCTCCCGAGCGCCATCGACACCGACGGGATCGCCGCCACGTACAACAACGGCGTCCTGACGGTGCGGATGCCGAAAACCGAGCCGAGTTCCGAAGGCACGCGCATCGACGTGAACTAA
- a CDS encoding GNAT family N-acetyltransferase encodes MTTVPRPFTPDLPPGYAIRRAHEGDAPAIARVYAAAYPPDTDYPLVEAAAVRSLLDDGTTATFVARREGQVVGVAAVEYDSFDEGNAQICKLAVHPDHQGQGLGRELLKHRLNVLRTDPTFDGLIYSAAVTSHPASQHNLIARGFEPYSIHKLFQGGYFGPDAESEAIMLYTPSIEYDERDVYVPERYRHIVERTLAQASLDLLGRRIRTVNTVTYPTADQLRMALSHEAGFLWEVTPGGSESWAETKSELLAAVRDDDEHLMVPIDANARQLLALYEPLERVGFYPAGFIPDWLTRDGENRDAFVFQHPPEERPTTMQVVADVKALLDVLDMDYRVVADHDWYWELEVA; translated from the coding sequence ATGACGACTGTCCCTCGACCGTTCACGCCGGACCTTCCCCCGGGCTACGCCATTCGGCGCGCCCACGAGGGGGACGCCCCGGCCATCGCGCGGGTGTACGCGGCGGCGTATCCGCCGGACACCGACTACCCGCTGGTCGAGGCGGCAGCCGTGCGTTCGCTGCTCGACGACGGGACGACGGCGACGTTCGTCGCCCGGCGGGAGGGACAGGTCGTCGGCGTCGCCGCCGTCGAGTACGATTCGTTCGACGAGGGCAACGCCCAGATCTGTAAACTCGCGGTTCATCCCGACCACCAGGGGCAGGGACTGGGGCGTGAACTCCTGAAACACCGGCTGAACGTCCTCCGCACCGACCCCACCTTCGACGGCCTGATCTACTCGGCCGCCGTCACCTCCCATCCCGCTTCCCAGCACAACCTGATCGCCCGCGGGTTCGAACCCTACTCCATCCACAAACTGTTCCAGGGCGGCTACTTCGGGCCGGACGCCGAGAGCGAGGCGATCATGCTCTACACGCCGAGCATCGAGTACGACGAGCGCGACGTGTACGTGCCCGAGCGCTACCGCCACATCGTCGAGCGAACGCTGGCGCAGGCGTCGCTCGACCTCCTCGGGCGGCGCATCCGCACGGTCAACACCGTCACTTACCCCACCGCGGATCAGTTACGGATGGCGCTGTCCCACGAGGCGGGCTTCCTCTGGGAGGTGACGCCGGGAGGAAGCGAGTCGTGGGCGGAGACCAAGTCGGAACTGCTGGCGGCCGTGCGCGACGACGACGAACACCTGATGGTGCCAATCGACGCCAACGCGCGACAACTGCTCGCGCTGTACGAACCGCTCGAACGTGTCGGCTTCTACCCCGCGGGCTTCATCCCCGACTGGCTGACTCGTGACGGTGAGAACCGCGACGCCTTCGTCTTCCAGCACCCGCCCGAGGAGCGACCGACCACGATGCAGGTCGTCGCCGACGTGAAGGCACTGCTGGACGTTCTGGATATGGATTACCGCGTCGTGGCGGACCACGACTGGTACTGGGAACTCGAGGTGGCGTAG
- a CDS encoding M20 family metallopeptidase — protein MAHAGESELRDRVAATTADLVEYRTTEDRPAEIEAALSYVIDFFADEAVDIERFDHEGVSSLVVSLDGSRSPEIVFHGHLDVVPAADSMFTPRYVDAGELSGRGTADMKGGLATMMHVVRDCSRHESPPSLALMVVTDEERGGHHGARYLLEEGGYDPAFCITGEPNNLDGYLDIVYRQKGVIRIDLTATGASAHAATPEQGENAIANLMDAHPEIRAVFDAEDGDWPTTVNYGLIEGGTAINQVPDRARLRLDVRYPDADARDRVLTALRGIDGLTVESVGHGAPVDTDPDDPHVRGLQRHAERVIGRDVNLVRKPHTSDLRHFATHGIPGVAFGPEAYGSHEGYEYLVVDSLPDYYRALTAFVEGAPYE, from the coding sequence ATGGCGCACGCCGGGGAGTCCGAACTCCGGGATCGGGTGGCGGCCACGACTGCCGATCTCGTCGAGTACCGCACGACCGAGGACCGCCCGGCCGAAATCGAAGCCGCCCTGTCGTACGTCATCGACTTCTTCGCCGACGAGGCGGTCGATATCGAGCGCTTCGACCACGAGGGTGTCTCCTCGCTCGTGGTGTCGCTCGACGGGTCACGGTCGCCGGAGATCGTTTTCCACGGCCACCTCGACGTGGTGCCCGCCGCCGACTCCATGTTCACGCCGCGGTACGTCGACGCGGGCGAACTCTCCGGCCGTGGGACCGCGGACATGAAAGGCGGTCTCGCGACGATGATGCACGTCGTGCGCGACTGCTCGCGTCACGAGTCGCCGCCGTCGCTCGCGCTGATGGTCGTCACCGACGAGGAACGCGGCGGCCACCACGGCGCGCGCTACTTGCTGGAAGAAGGAGGCTACGACCCCGCCTTCTGCATCACGGGCGAACCCAACAACCTCGACGGCTATCTGGATATCGTCTACCGGCAGAAGGGGGTGATCCGGATCGATCTGACCGCGACGGGTGCCTCGGCCCACGCCGCGACGCCAGAACAGGGCGAGAACGCCATCGCGAACCTCATGGACGCCCACCCCGAGATACGGGCGGTGTTCGACGCCGAGGACGGCGACTGGCCGACGACCGTCAACTACGGCCTGATCGAGGGCGGGACGGCCATCAATCAGGTGCCCGACCGCGCGCGCCTCCGCCTCGACGTGCGGTATCCCGACGCCGACGCCCGCGACCGGGTGCTGACCGCGCTCCGGGGCATCGACGGCCTCACCGTCGAGAGCGTCGGCCACGGCGCGCCGGTCGACACCGACCCCGACGACCCGCACGTCCGCGGCCTGCAACGCCACGCCGAACGGGTGATCGGCCGGGACGTAAACCTGGTCCGCAAGCCCCACACGAGCGACCTGCGACATTTCGCCACCCACGGCATCCCCGGCGTCGCGTTCGGGCCGGAGGCCTACGGCTCTCACGAGGGCTACGAGTATCTCGTCGTCGACAGCCTCCCCGACTACTACCGGGCGCTGACGGCGTTCGTCGAGGGCGCGCCGTACGAATGA
- a CDS encoding PfkB family carbohydrate kinase: MAAGRDEETMGRVVSLGSINVDHVVHATDAEITSFAECYDWFPEQGHTVRVDTLPGGFSVDADETRHGGKGANQAVAAARAGADATMLGKVGADHDDYDVLPTLAAAGVDAAHVGTADAPTGSAYVFVEAGGDNRIVVHPGANGTVDDAYVAAVRAVVRDADCLLLQNEIPVEPIASLLTDLADDPDRPTVVLDPAPPEGVDPLLACDAVDVLTPNEHEYAAIDLDDYDGALVRKRGGDTLIVETPDGRFTVDPPAVEPVDTTGAGDALNGFLAARLAAGASLREAVETAVVAGSMATRESGARNGVPTLDAVRAFQAGER, translated from the coding sequence GTGGCTGCCGGCCGCGACGAGGAGACGATGGGCCGCGTCGTCAGCCTCGGAAGCATCAACGTCGACCACGTCGTTCACGCGACCGACGCCGAGATTACGTCGTTCGCGGAGTGTTACGACTGGTTCCCCGAGCAGGGGCACACCGTCAGGGTCGACACGCTCCCGGGCGGCTTCTCGGTCGACGCCGACGAGACCCGACACGGCGGCAAAGGCGCGAATCAGGCCGTCGCCGCGGCTCGGGCCGGCGCCGACGCGACGATGCTCGGCAAGGTCGGCGCCGACCACGACGACTACGACGTGCTCCCCACTCTCGCGGCCGCCGGCGTCGACGCCGCCCACGTCGGCACCGCGGACGCACCGACCGGCTCAGCCTACGTGTTCGTCGAGGCGGGTGGCGACAACCGGATCGTCGTCCACCCCGGAGCCAACGGCACCGTCGACGACGCGTACGTGGCCGCGGTGCGCGCTGTCGTCCGCGACGCGGACTGTCTCCTCCTGCAGAACGAGATTCCCGTCGAACCGATCGCGTCCCTGCTCACGGATCTCGCGGACGATCCCGACCGGCCGACGGTCGTCCTCGATCCCGCGCCGCCCGAGGGCGTCGATCCGCTCCTCGCGTGCGACGCCGTCGACGTACTCACCCCGAACGAACACGAGTACGCGGCCATCGACCTCGACGACTACGACGGCGCCCTCGTCCGCAAACGCGGCGGCGACACGCTGATCGTGGAGACGCCGGACGGACGGTTCACGGTCGATCCGCCGGCCGTCGAGCCGGTCGACACGACCGGTGCCGGCGACGCGCTCAACGGGTTTCTGGCGGCGCGCCTCGCCGCGGGCGCGTCGCTCCGGGAGGCCGTCGAGACGGCGGTCGTCGCGGGATCGATGGCGACGCGGGAATCGGGGGCGCGCAACGGTGTCCCGACGCTCGACGCGGTGCGGGCGTTCCAGGCGGGCGAACGGTGA
- a CDS encoding universal stress protein, producing MSILAAVDDDDETDVVQRGYELAQAFGEDLVVLNIQPETGSVETAEEVASNAIRLALDDPENVTAAGALGDPAPRILHEAEERNASYIVLGPRKQTPIGKALMGSVSQLVLLNADCTVAFVAGE from the coding sequence ATGTCAATCCTGGCTGCGGTCGACGACGACGACGAAACCGATGTCGTACAGCGAGGCTACGAATTAGCGCAGGCTTTCGGCGAAGACCTAGTGGTACTGAACATCCAGCCCGAGACGGGGAGTGTCGAGACGGCCGAGGAGGTGGCCAGCAACGCCATCCGACTGGCGCTCGACGACCCCGAGAACGTGACGGCGGCGGGAGCGCTCGGCGACCCGGCCCCGCGCATCCTCCACGAGGCCGAGGAGCGCAACGCCTCGTACATCGTTCTCGGGCCCCGAAAGCAGACCCCCATCGGGAAGGCCCTCATGGGCAGCGTCTCCCAACTCGTCCTGCTGAACGCCGACTGCACCGTGGCGTTTGTCGCTGGCGAGTAA
- a CDS encoding nitrous oxide reductase accessory protein NosL, with protein MTRRVSAGLSRRRFVLGAASAAAIGLAGCTGSTDRPEPIALTGDKSCDQCGMIIDQHPGPSGQTYYRDNSPEDHDPPAWFCSTVCTYRHRFETSNRGWQPQVTYLTDYAIVDYSVDREGGTQVLSAHLAAENFAATDGLEVVIGSEVEGAMGPAIVPFSDTDAAEEFASTYGGEIVAAENISRELVAQQ; from the coding sequence ATGACACGACGCGTATCCGCCGGCCTCTCCCGTCGGCGGTTCGTCCTCGGTGCGGCGTCGGCAGCCGCCATCGGCCTCGCGGGCTGTACGGGATCGACGGATCGACCGGAGCCAATCGCACTGACGGGCGACAAGAGCTGCGACCAGTGTGGGATGATAATCGACCAGCACCCGGGGCCGTCCGGGCAGACGTACTACCGGGACAACAGCCCCGAGGATCACGACCCTCCGGCCTGGTTCTGTAGCACGGTGTGTACCTACCGCCACCGGTTCGAGACCAGCAACCGGGGCTGGCAACCGCAGGTGACGTATCTCACCGACTACGCCATCGTCGACTACAGCGTCGACCGGGAGGGTGGCACGCAGGTCCTCTCGGCGCATCTGGCCGCCGAGAACTTCGCCGCCACCGACGGCTTGGAGGTAGTGATCGGATCGGAGGTCGAGGGCGCGATGGGGCCAGCGATCGTACCCTTCAGCGACACCGACGCGGCCGAGGAGTTCGCGTCGACGTACGGCGGCGAGATCGTCGCCGCCGAGAACATCTCCAGAGAACTCGTCGCCCAGCAGTGA
- a CDS encoding winged helix-turn-helix transcriptional regulator yields the protein MSDVRRQVREHVRTNPGVHFNELARNLDIATGQAQYHLRRLGRSDEVVAEHIRGRTHYFDPEYDAWERRTLALYRRETARDIITLLLEAGTLSAAAIAERLELARSTVSWHVDTLADADIVDQSYGARGQVEVTLAHPEETIQFLETVTPSLADTLVDRFVRLVDGGLHSPADD from the coding sequence ATGAGCGACGTTCGCCGTCAGGTGCGCGAGCACGTCCGGACGAACCCCGGCGTCCACTTCAACGAACTCGCACGCAACCTCGATATCGCGACCGGTCAGGCGCAGTACCACCTCCGGCGACTCGGTCGAAGTGACGAGGTCGTCGCCGAGCACATTCGGGGGCGGACCCACTACTTCGATCCCGAGTACGACGCCTGGGAGCGCCGGACGCTCGCGCTCTACCGCCGCGAGACGGCGCGCGATATCATTACGCTCCTCCTCGAGGCGGGAACGCTCTCGGCGGCCGCGATCGCCGAGCGGCTTGAGCTCGCCCGGAGCACCGTCTCCTGGCACGTCGACACGCTGGCGGACGCCGACATCGTCGACCAGTCGTACGGCGCTCGCGGTCAGGTCGAGGTGACGCTGGCCCACCCCGAGGAGACGATCCAGTTTCTGGAGACGGTCACGCCCTCCCTCGCGGACACGCTCGTCGACCGGTTCGTTCGGCTCGTCGACGGCGGCCTCCACAGCCCCGCCGACGATTAG
- a CDS encoding ABC transporter permease: protein MTSRVGAFWAVFAREVRGATRSRTYLLLALAMTLVVFGLAQAGNGPSAGYIPTVVDVLLVVEVLVPAVAFAVGYRAIADDAVRGTLDVLATYPLPPWAYVVGVYAGRAVALLAVVLVPLTVLGGVVAVSAGPATTVFATHRGVDSPLLFVRFLALTGVFALTTLAIAVAISALADSRRRAILLALVGLLVVVVGADVTVFRAMTGGLDVGLDALLGLSPASAYRGLVFETVLYVAFAGRSGFIATPIAAAGLVVWAGVSLLVATLAVRARRA, encoded by the coding sequence ATGACGAGTCGAGTCGGCGCGTTCTGGGCCGTCTTCGCGCGCGAGGTTCGCGGCGCCACCCGGAGTCGGACGTATCTCCTCCTCGCGCTCGCCATGACGCTCGTCGTCTTCGGCCTCGCACAGGCGGGGAACGGGCCGTCCGCTGGCTACATCCCGACGGTGGTCGACGTGTTGCTCGTCGTCGAGGTGCTGGTCCCGGCAGTGGCTTTCGCCGTCGGCTACCGCGCCATCGCCGACGACGCCGTCCGCGGGACGCTCGACGTTCTCGCCACCTACCCCCTTCCGCCGTGGGCGTACGTCGTCGGCGTCTACGCCGGGCGCGCAGTCGCCCTGCTCGCGGTCGTGCTGGTGCCACTCACCGTCCTCGGCGGGGTCGTGGCGGTGTCCGCCGGCCCGGCGACGACGGTGTTCGCTACGCACCGCGGCGTCGACTCGCCGCTCCTGTTCGTCCGCTTTCTGGCACTCACGGGCGTCTTCGCACTCACGACGCTCGCCATCGCCGTCGCCATCTCGGCGCTCGCGGACTCCCGCCGCCGGGCGATCCTGCTCGCGCTCGTCGGCCTGCTGGTCGTGGTCGTCGGCGCCGACGTGACCGTCTTCCGGGCGATGACCGGTGGCCTCGACGTGGGCCTCGACGCCCTGCTCGGGCTGTCGCCCGCGAGCGCCTACCGCGGACTGGTGTTCGAGACGGTGCTGTACGTCGCGTTCGCGGGGCGCTCCGGCTTTATTGCCACACCCATCGCGGCGGCGGGACTCGTCGTGTGGGCCGGCGTCTCCCTGCTGGTCGCGACGCTCGCGGTTCGGGCGCGTCGGGCCTGA
- a CDS encoding ABC transporter ATP-binding protein → MTDKNTYLHATDVHRTFGDVTALSDVSIDIPAGSVVALIGPNGSGKTTLLRILAGLLAPSDGEVTYDGPDATRPLGYLPQAPTFRPGFSTRETIAFYARLVDDDPDELLDRVGLDRVPDRRVEALSGGMTRLLGIAQALAGDPPVLALDEPASGLDPGMSRRVFDIVEALAEDGHSVVVTSHDLPLVERAADRVVVLDRGEVVAADTPAALRERTGGPLHETFTSLVEADDSVAIRTEATR, encoded by the coding sequence ATGACGGACAAGAACACCTACCTCCACGCGACGGACGTGCACCGCACGTTCGGCGACGTGACTGCGCTTTCTGACGTATCGATCGACATTCCGGCGGGCAGCGTCGTCGCCCTGATCGGCCCCAACGGCTCGGGCAAGACGACGCTCCTGCGGATTCTGGCCGGCCTCCTCGCCCCTAGCGACGGCGAGGTGACCTACGACGGGCCGGACGCGACACGCCCGCTCGGCTACCTACCGCAGGCACCGACCTTCCGCCCCGGATTTAGCACGCGCGAGACGATCGCGTTCTACGCTCGCCTGGTCGACGACGATCCGGACGAACTGCTCGACCGGGTCGGCCTCGACCGGGTGCCGGACCGCCGCGTCGAGGCACTCTCCGGCGGCATGACGCGACTGCTCGGCATCGCGCAGGCGCTGGCCGGCGATCCGCCGGTACTCGCACTCGACGAACCGGCGAGCGGGCTGGACCCGGGGATGAGCCGACGGGTGTTCGACATCGTCGAGGCACTGGCCGAGGACGGCCACTCGGTCGTCGTCACCTCACACGACCTCCCGCTCGTCGAACGCGCGGCGGACCGGGTCGTCGTCCTCGACCGGGGCGAAGTCGTCGCGGCCGACACGCCAGCGGCGTTGCGTGAACGGACGGGCGGCCCGCTCCACGAGACGTTCACGAGCCTCGTCGAGGCCGACGACAGCGTGGCCATCCGCACGGAGGCGACGCGATGA